One segment of Halobaculum sp. CBA1158 DNA contains the following:
- a CDS encoding transcription initiation factor IIB family protein, translated as MATRDIYETGFDEDVRTESSANQCPECDGRVTTNAVETICEDCGLVIDEQRIDHGPEWRGFDEDERERTGAPLTAARHDRGLSTEIGRGTDAKGNEISGQKRRRLARMRREQTRGRWRSKAERNLAHGLGEVRRLASALELSDSVRDQACQLFRSAQNEDLLRGRSIEAIAAASVYGACRCNGLSRLVDDVSEMARVAESRVTNGYKTLNEELGLPAEPVSPSMFVPRLASDLECPDEIRQRARTLAEQAEERGVTTGVHPAGFAAACLYKAGQEQGHWVTQSDVAETGNVTPTTIRTHHETLGELGV; from the coding sequence ATGGCAACCAGAGACATCTACGAAACTGGCTTTGACGAAGACGTCCGAACGGAATCGAGTGCGAACCAGTGTCCCGAGTGCGACGGCCGGGTCACCACCAACGCAGTCGAAACCATCTGCGAGGACTGTGGCCTGGTCATCGACGAGCAGCGAATCGACCACGGGCCAGAGTGGCGAGGGTTCGACGAAGACGAACGGGAGCGCACGGGCGCTCCGTTGACGGCGGCCCGCCACGATCGCGGCCTGTCGACGGAAATCGGTCGCGGCACCGACGCGAAGGGGAACGAGATTTCCGGGCAGAAGCGGCGTCGACTCGCGCGGATGCGTCGCGAACAGACTCGGGGTCGCTGGCGGTCGAAAGCGGAACGAAATCTCGCACACGGGCTGGGCGAGGTGCGTCGGTTGGCGAGTGCGCTCGAACTCTCCGATTCGGTCCGTGACCAGGCGTGCCAGCTCTTCCGGAGCGCCCAGAACGAGGATCTGCTTCGTGGCAGATCCATCGAGGCCATCGCCGCGGCCAGCGTCTACGGGGCCTGCCGGTGCAACGGCCTCTCGCGGTTAGTGGACGACGTCAGCGAGATGGCCCGCGTCGCGGAGTCACGAGTCACGAACGGGTACAAGACGCTGAACGAAGAGCTGGGCCTCCCTGCCGAGCCCGTCTCCCCCAGCATGTTCGTGCCGCGCCTCGCTTCGGACCTCGAGTGTCCGGACGAAATCCGACAGCGGGCCCGAACTCTGGCGGAGCAGGCCGAGGAGCGCGGCGTCACGACGGGTGTCCATCCGGCTGGGTTCGCAGCGGCTTGTCTCTACAAAGCGGGGCAGGAACAGGGGCACTGGGTGACTCAAAGCGACGTCGCGGAGACAGGAAACGTCACGCCAACGACCATCCGGACGCATCACGAGACGCTCGGTGAACT